The following proteins are encoded in a genomic region of Helicobacter macacae MIT 99-5501:
- the cysK gene encoding cysteine synthase A — protein MKVYENITDIIGKTPIISLKQIAPNLYGKCEFLNPSHSVKDRAAYAMIDEALKSGKINSSTTIVECTSGNMGISLAMICASLGLKIILTMPESMSIERRKMVQLFGAKLELTPASEGMKGALNKANEILANTPNSFMPSQFSNLANKEMHKRTTAVEIWDSFGADLDYFVAGFGTGGTISGVGEVLKEKNLSVKIIGVEPAASPLLSKGQAGGHKIQGIGANFIPEILNRTVIDEIMCVENDDAIAMAQKLGKIGIMVGISSGANVSAALQIARAHSDKTILTVLNDTAERYLSTDLFNTL, from the coding sequence ATGAAAGTCTATGAAAATATCACCGACATCATCGGTAAAACACCAATCATCAGTCTAAAGCAAATCGCGCCAAACCTTTATGGCAAGTGCGAATTTCTTAATCCCAGCCATTCTGTCAAGGATAGAGCAGCGTATGCGATGATAGATGAGGCACTAAAAAGTGGCAAAATCAATTCTAGCACCACCATTGTAGAATGCACGAGTGGAAATATGGGAATCTCTTTGGCGATGATTTGCGCGAGCTTGGGGCTAAAAATAATCCTAACAATGCCAGAATCTATGAGCATTGAGCGTAGAAAAATGGTGCAACTCTTTGGTGCGAAGCTCGAGCTTACCCCAGCTAGCGAGGGAATGAAAGGTGCGCTTAATAAGGCGAATGAGATTTTGGCAAATACGCCAAACTCCTTTATGCCAAGCCAATTTAGCAACCTTGCCAACAAAGAAATGCACAAAAGAACTACCGCAGTAGAGATTTGGGACAGCTTTGGGGCGGATTTGGACTACTTTGTAGCGGGCTTTGGCACAGGCGGGACGATAAGTGGTGTGGGCGAAGTGCTCAAAGAAAAAAATCTAAGCGTAAAAATCATAGGTGTAGAGCCAGCTGCCTCACCACTGCTTAGCAAAGGGCAAGCAGGCGGGCACAAGATTCAAGGCATTGGGGCGAACTTTATCCCAGAAATCTTAAATCGCACCGTTATTGATGAAATAATGTGTGTAGAAAATGATGATGCTATCGCTATGGCACAAAAGCTCGGCAAAATCGGCATAATGGTCGGAATCTCCAGCGGTGCAAATGTGAGTGCAGCACTCCAAATCGCAAGAGCACACAGCGATAAAACTATCCTAACAGTGCTTAATGACACCGCAGAGAGATACCTAAGCACAGATTTGTTTAATACGCTTTAG
- a CDS encoding response regulator translates to MKDLKELKNLTLLYVEDNEEVARVTTMVLEEYIERVLVVKNGIEALQVFNTYQVDLILSDILMPKMNGIEFARKVREGKHNAQCPIIFTTAHTEVNYLLDAISLSVDGYVLKPINITELLHTMLKAILPKIQAKEIESKNMLLSAINTFVGGKKIEIIRFLLEHCDEEGIFYGSYEYIIDELNVSKPTIVKTFHQLMEVGLLVKIRNKVYKICLDK, encoded by the coding sequence ATGAAAGACTTAAAGGAGCTAAAAAATCTCACTCTACTTTATGTGGAGGATAATGAAGAAGTGGCAAGAGTTACCACAATGGTGCTAGAAGAGTATATAGAGCGTGTTTTGGTGGTAAAAAACGGCATAGAAGCCTTGCAGGTTTTCAACACCTATCAAGTAGATTTAATCCTAAGTGATATTTTGATGCCAAAAATGAATGGCATTGAGTTTGCTCGCAAAGTGCGCGAGGGTAAGCACAATGCTCAATGCCCCATTATCTTTACCACTGCGCACACAGAGGTAAATTATCTACTTGATGCCATTAGCTTAAGCGTAGATGGCTATGTGCTAAAGCCTATTAACATTACCGAGCTACTTCACACGATGCTTAAAGCTATATTGCCAAAAATCCAAGCCAAAGAAATAGAATCCAAAAATATGCTTTTAAGCGCGATAAATACTTTTGTAGGTGGTAAAAAAATCGAAATCATTCGCTTCTTGCTAGAGCATTGTGATGAAGAGGGGATTTTCTATGGAAGCTATGAATATATCATAGATGAGCTAAATGTAAGCAAGCCCACAATCGTAAAGACATTTCATCAGCTTATGGAAGTAGGCTTGCTTGTCAAAATCCGCAACAAAGTCTATAAAATCTGCCTAGATAAATAG